One stretch of Paramormyrops kingsleyae isolate MSU_618 chromosome 4, PKINGS_0.4, whole genome shotgun sequence DNA includes these proteins:
- the LOC111851389 gene encoding NLR family CARD domain-containing protein 3-like isoform X1, translating into MNSNETCLLLMETCGSDHKQVCETHGFISDVLQAQTSLAVLLMHSLEELIDDELKKFKFNLNQLRYKDYQRIPMGQLENLNKTDLAVTMIRSYGEVGALEVRHEILKKMNLNDLAQTLNEDMQKSLQTGSEHGDILEMSQPMLHRIKCSLKEKFERVYEGKAMEGQPIRLNDIYTDLDITEGGSGGVNEEHEVRQIETASRKRRTEDTTVKCNDIFKPLCGRKTPIRTVLTKGDAGVGKTVSVQKFILDWAEGKANQDVHFIFTLPFRDLNMIKEEYSLIELLHRFVPELKSFESSELFRYKVLFIFDGLDECCLPLDFQNNESWFDVTKKTSLDVLLTNLIKGNLLPSALLWITSRPAAANKIPPECVHQVTEIRGFSDDQKEVYFTKRISDQSLASKIITHVKSSRSLFIMCHIPVFCWISATVLKESFSQTDSGEIPRTLTEMYTHFMIIQTSFTNDKYRTLETQNTTRWYRKWMAGCMKNNETRLIRSSKSGKKFIVKLGKLAFHKLKKGNLIFHEKDLTKNDIDINEASVYSGLCTEVVKKEYGLYQDKVYCFVHLSIQEYLAALYVFLSKSSADLLKTAVDQALESKNGHLDLYLRFLLGLSTDPCQNLLQRLLGETRTSSHNIKKITKYIKEKIEEDLSPERTINLFHCLIELGDSSLVEEGKKYLNSGSLSAEDLSPAQYSALVFLMLMSDEELDVFDMKKFFRSDGAQLRLLPVVKNSRTALLSDCDIIDTYCEPLVKALRSNSSPLRELDLSVNDLQDSGVKLLSAGLGDSHCKLEILRLSGCRVTEEGCSSLASALRSNPSHLRELDLSYNHPGDSGVKLLSAVLDDPNCKLEKLKVDQCELTEKCCEMLASALRSNSSPLRELDLSDNDLQDSGVKLLSAGLGDSHCKLEILGLSGCRVTEEGCSSLASALRSNPSHLRELDLSYNHPGDSGVKLLSAVLEDPSCKLEKLNVDHSGECWTRPGLQKYSCQLTLDPNTAHRRLSLSGGNRKVTWGAEEQPYPDHPERFDICPQVLCRESLTGRCYWEAEWDGDGAEIGVTYKGIGRKGGGDCLLGCNDKSWSLSCDPDSYSVWHNSKQTLIPIKPSGSRRVGVYLDWGAGALSFYRVSSDGLTPLYRFTSSFTEPLYPGFEVYRDCSVSL; encoded by the exons ATGAATAGTAATGAAACCTGCCTTCTGTTAATGGAAACGTGTGGGAGTGACCATAAACAGGTATGTGAGACTCATGGATTCATCTCTGATGTTCTGCAGGCTCAGACCTCACTCGCTGTCCTCTTGATGCATTCTCTGGAGGAGCTCATTGATGATGAGCTGAAGAAGTTTAAATTTAACCTGAATCAACTGAGGTATAAAGATTATCAGCGCATTCCAATGGGTCAGCTGGAGAACTTGAACAAAACAGACCTCGCCGTCACAATGATACGTTCCTACGGTGAAGTCGGTGCTCTCGAAGTCAGGCATGAAATCCTGAAGAAGATGAACCTGAATGACCTTGCTCAGACACTGAATGAAGACATGCAGAAga GTctccaaacaggaagtgagcatGGTGACATATTGGAGATGA GTCAACCCATGTTGCACAGAATAAAATGTTCCTTGAAAGAGAAATTTGAGCGTGTATACGAAGGGAAAGCTATGGAAGGGCAGCCAATTCGTCTCAATGACATTTACACAGATCTTGACATAACTGAAGGTGGgtctggaggagtcaatgaggaacatgaagtgagacagattgaaacagcatccaggaaaaggcgaacagaagatactacagtcaagtgcaatgatatatttaaacccttatgtgggcgtaagacacctatcagaactgtactcactaaaggggaTGCAGGtgtcgggaaaacagtctctgtgcagaaatttattctcgactgggcagaaggaaaagcaaaccaggatgttcacttcatatttactcttcctttccgggacctgaataTGATTAAGGaggaatacagtctgattgaactgcttcaccgctttgtcccagaactgaaatcatTTGAATCCTCTGAGCTGTTTAGGTACAAAGTCTTGtttatctttgatggtctggatgagtgttgccttcctctagattttcagaacaatgagagctggtttgatgtaacaaagaaaacgtcactggatgtgctgttgactaacctcattaaggggaatctgcttccatccgctctcctctggataacctcccggccagcagcagccaataagatacctcctgagtgtgtccaccaggtgacagagatacgagggttcagtgatgaCCAGAAAGAGGTTTATTTTACGAAGAGAATTAGTGATCAGAGCCTGGCCAGTaagattatcacacatgtgaaatcatcaaggagcctcttcatcatgtgccacatacctgtgttctgctggatttcagccactgtgctTAAGGAGTCTTTTAGTCAGACTGACagtggagaaattccaaggactctgactgaaatgtacacacacttcatGATCATACAGACAAGTTTTACAAATGACAAGTATAGGACCCTCGAGACCCAGAATACAACAAGATGGTACCGaaaatggatggctggatgtatgaaaaacaatgaaaccaGGCTTATTAGAAGCTCTAAATCTGGCAAAAAATTTATTGTAAAACTTGGTAAATTGGCTTTTCACAAGCTTAAGAAAGGGAATCTCATATTTCATGAGAAAGATCTGACAAAGAATGATATTGATATCAatgaagcttcagtttactctggattGTGCACAGAAGTCGTTAAAAAGGAATATGGGTTGTATCAGGataaggtgtactgctttgtgcatctgagcatccaggagtatctcgctgctttgtatgtgtttctgtcaaagtcatcagctgacctgctgaagactgcagtggatcaggcattagagagcaagaatggacacttggacctctacctccgcttcctcctgggcctctcaacagaccCCTGTCAGAATCTGTTACAAAGGCTACTGGGAGAGACAAGAACCAGCTCACATAACATTAAGAAAATAACCAAAtacatcaaggagaaaataGAAGAGgatttatctccagaaaggaccatcaacctgttccactgtctgattGAACTGGGTGACAGTTCTCTAgtggaggagggaaaaaaatacctaaattcaggaagcctttcagcagaagacctctcacctgcacagtactCAGCTCTGGTCTTTCTGatgctgatgtcagatgaggagctggatgtgtttgatatGAAGAAGTTCTTCAGAAGTGATGGAGCGCAGttgaggctgctgcctgtggtcaagaaCTCCAGGACGGCTCT gcTAAGTGACTGTGATATCATAGACACATACTGTGAACCACTGGTTaaagctctcagatcaaactcttcacccctgagagagctggacctgagtgtcaatgacctgcaggattcaggagtgaagctactctctgctggactgggggattcacactgtaaactggagatactgag gctgtcaggctgtagagtcacagaagaaggctgttcttccctggcttcagctctgaggtcaaacccctctcacctgagagagctggatctcagctacaatcacccaggagactcaggagtgaagctgctctctgctgtactggatgATCCCAACTGTAAACTAGAGAAGTTAAA GGTGGACCAGTGTgaactcacagagaaatgctgtgagatgctggcttcagctctcagatcaaactcctcacccctgagagagctggacctgagtgacaatgacctgcaggattcaggagtgaagctgctctctgctggacttggggattcacactgtaaactggagattctggg gctgtcaggctgtagagtcacagaagaaggctgttcttccctggcttcagctctgaggtcaaacccctcacacctgagagagctggacctgagctacaatcacccaggagactcaggagtgaagctgctctctgctgtactggaggatcccagctgtaaactggagaagctgaa tgtggaccacagtggagagtgctggaccagaccaggcttacagaaat actcctgccagctgacgctggaccccaacacagcacacagacgcctgtctctgtcaggggggaacaggaaggtgacatggggggcagaggagcagccatatcctgatcatccagagagatttgacatctgcccccaagttctgtgcagagagagtctgactggccgctgttactgggaggctgagtgggatggaGATGGAGCTgagataggagtgacttataaagggatCGGGAGGAAAGGAGGGGGGGACTGTCTGCTTGGAtgcaatgacaagtcatggagtctgagctgtgatcctgacagttactctgtctggcacaataGTAAACAGACTctcatacccataaagccctcaggctcccgcagagtaggagtgtatctggactggggggctggtgctctgtccttctacagagtctcctctgatggactgacccccctgtacagattcacctcctcattcactgagcccctctatccagggtttgAGGTTTATAGAGACTGCTCAGTGTCACTGTGA